The Syntrophomonadaceae bacterium genome contains a region encoding:
- the spoIIID gene encoding sporulation transcriptional regulator SpoIIID, giving the protein MQEYIRKRVLEIGNYILESSATVRHTAQVFGVSKSTVHKDMTERLPEISEDLAENVRQVLEVNKAERHIRGGEATRKKYKENQVS; this is encoded by the coding sequence GTGCAAGAATATATTCGCAAACGGGTGCTGGAAATCGGAAACTATATTTTAGAATCATCTGCCACAGTGCGTCATACAGCTCAGGTGTTCGGTGTTAGCAAAAGCACCGTTCATAAAGATATGACCGAGCGATTGCCGGAAATTAGCGAAGACCTGGCGGAAAACGTGCGGCAGGTCCTGGAAGTGAACAAGGCCGAGCGCCACATCCGCGGCGGGGAAGCCACCAGGAAAAAATACAAAGAAAACCAAGTTTCCTAA